In Lonchura striata isolate bLonStr1 chromosome 2, bLonStr1.mat, whole genome shotgun sequence, a single genomic region encodes these proteins:
- the KCNE3 gene encoding potassium voltage-gated channel subfamily E member 3: MDENNRTLESWHQSLQAVLNALNQTLHGTIPCSGEALAGAAGATRGGHTGRNANAYMYILFVMTLFAATVGSLILGYTRSRKVDKRSDPYHVYIKNRVSMI; encoded by the coding sequence ATGGATGAGAACAACCGCACTTTGGAGTCTTGGCACCAAAGcctgcaggcagtgctgaaCGCCCTGAACCAGACGCTGCATGGGACCATCCCCTGCTCTGGCGAGGCCCTGGCTGGCGCGGCAGGAGCCACACGTGGTGGCCACACCGGCCGCAACGCCAACGCCTACATGTACATCCTGTTCGTCATGACGCTCTTCGCCGCCACCGTGGGCAGCCTCATCCTGGGCTACACCCGCTCCCGCAAGGTGGACAAGCGCAGTGACCCCTACCACGTCTACATCAAGAACAGGGTCTCCATGATCTGA
- the LIPT2 gene encoding octanoyl-[acyl-carrier-protein]:protein N-octanoyltransferase LIPT2, mitochondrial, with the protein MSRRAVRVLRLGAVPYAEALRVQERCVAAARAARGPAAGRGGAEALPAESVVLSEPAQPVYTWGLRGAPGAAAAAALRARGAALVAARRGGHITFHGPGQLLAFPVLDLRRRRLPLRAYVAGLEALVLRLCRRLGLGAVRALPPPFTGVWMGDSKLCAIGVHCGNHITSHGLALNCCTDLSWFEHIVPCGLEGKGVTSLSHELGQHVAVGNVIEPFLDSFQEVFDCTLVSSEDPGD; encoded by the exons ATGTCGCGGCGGGCGGTGCGGGTGCTGCGGCTGGGCGCGGTGCCGTACGCGGAGGCGCTGCGGGTGCAGGAGCGCTGCgtggcggcggcgcgggcggcgcggggcccggcggcgggccggggcggcgcggAGGCGCTGCCGGCGGAGAGCGTGGTGCTGAGCGAGCCGGCGCAGCCCGTGTATACCTGGGGGCTGCGGGGCGcgccgggcgcggcggcggccgcggcgctgcgggcgcggggcgcggcgctggtggcggcgcggcgcggcggccaCATCACTTTCCACGGCCCGGGGCAGCTGCTCGCCTTCCCCGTGCTCGAcctgcgccgccgccgcctcccgctcCGTGCCTACGTGGCCGGGCTGGAGGCTCTGGTGCTGCGGCTCTGCCGCCGCCTCGGGCTGGGCGCAGTCCGCGCCCTCCCGCCGCCCTTCACCGGGGTCTGGATGGGCGACAGCAAGCTCTGCGCCATCG GTGTGCACTGCGGGAACCACATCACCTCGCATGGGCTGGCGCTGAACTGCTGCACCGACCTCTCCTGGTTTGAGCACATCGTCCCCTGCGGGCTGGAGGGCAAGGGCGTCACTTCGCTGAGCCACGAGCTGGGGCAGCATGTCGCCGTCGGCAACGTCATCGAGCCCTTCCTCGACTCCTTCCAGGAGGTGTTTGACTGCACTTTGGTCTCTTCAGAAGACCCCGGGGATTAG